CATTCCTAACATCGATTTATAATGGTAAATCAATCCAAAAAAATGCTTGTTGCCGGTATGCTGCTCACCGGTATGCTGGCTAATTACACCGGTCGAGCACAAGTGCAAAGTACCTCTCAAACCCAATCGCAACCGCAAAAAACTACCTGGACCTTACAAGAATGCGTGGAATATGGCTTAGAGCATAATTTGCTTTTAAAACAATCCGGCTTAAACCGGGAACTGGCATTTATAAACGCCAAACAAGCCCGTAATAACGTATTGCCTACTGTGGGGGCAAGTACTTCGTACAGCTTTAACTCGGGTTTAAATAATGACCCTACTACCGGGGTTTTGGTGAACAGCAATACCCGAACTAACAACATTCAGGTAAATGCCAACGTGCCGGTTTTTAATGGATTTCAATTGCGCAACTCCATTAAACAAACGTACCTGAATTACCAGGCTTCGCTTTCAGATTTAGAAAAGACTCAGAATGATGTGCTGTTAAACATTGTTTCGCAATACTTAGAAATAATATTGAGCGACGAATTATTAGCTGCCGCCAAATTGCAATTGGCCAGTTCTAAAGACCAGGCTGCCCGCACCCAAAAGCTTTTTCAGGCGGGTAGTGTGGCCGAAAACAACGTTTTTGAGATTAATTCCCAAATCGCTACCGACGAGGTAAGCATTATTAATGCCCAAAACCGGCGCGATATTGCGGCGGTTAACTTAATGCAATTGCTGGATTTGCAAAATTTACCTGATTTTAAAGTAGTAAAGCCGGACATTAAAGATCCGGATGAAGATGTTATTACTTTCAACGCCGATAATGTATTTGATGTAGCCCAGCAGCGCATGCCCGAAATTAAAGCGGCAGATCTACGGGCTCAAAGTGCATTGGTGGGCGTTAAAGTATCCCAGGGTGCCTTGCTGCCGCAATTATCCTTGGGTGGAAATTTTAATACGGCTCATTTTAACCTGCTGAAGGACCGGGTGGTAGATCAAGGGCCAGAAGTAACTACCTTAGCCACCGTTGGTTTTGTAAATGGCGACCCTAATTTACCAGTCACTACCGCCATTACCCGCAGACAGCCGGTGGTGGAAGATTATACATATTTTACCCAATTACAGGATAACCGCGGTATTGGGTTGTTTTTAAATTTAAGCATTCCAATCTTTAATGGCTTCAGTGCCCGAAACGGCGTGTTACGCTCAAAAATTAATCACAAGAATGCCGTTTTAAATACCGAAATTACCCGCAACCAGCTCCGGCAAACCATTCAACAATCATACGCCGATGCGGTGGCGGCGCAAAAACGATTTATTGCCATGAAAAAGCAGTTAGAATCGTTTCAGCTAACGTTCCGGAACGCCGAAATCCGGTTCAACAATGGGGTTCTCAATTCAACGGATTACAACGTGGCCCGCAATAACTTTACCCGAGCGCAACTGGATCTAATACAGGCAAAGTACGAGTACACCTTCCGATTAAAAGTTTTAGATTTCTATCAAGGTAAAAAAATAACTTTCTAGCTTATTTAACCCGCAACACTAATGGCGAAAAGAAAATCAAACCGCTTATTATATATATTAGGAGCTATAGCACTGTTATTAATAACGGGTCTGGCCGTGGCAAAAAAACAAGGCTGGATAGGAAAGCCTAACGGCGTAGAAGTAACGGTAGCCAAAGCCAAGCAAACTAAAATTATTGAAAAAGTAAGTGCCTCGGGCAAGGTGCAGCCCGAAGTAGAAGTAAAAATTAGTCCGGACGTATCCGGTGAAATCACGGAATTACACGTAAAAGAAGGCGACTCCGTGGTAAAAGGGCAATTATTGCTGCGTATACGGGCCGATAATTACAAATCGATGGTAGAAGCCCAGCAAGCCCGGGTAAATACCGAACGGGCTAACCTGGCCCAGGCCAAAGCGCAATTGTCGCAGTTAATTGCCAGCAGCACTAACATACGCCTAACCCACGAGCGGAACGTAGAATTGTTTAAGCAAAAAGTGATTTCGCAGGCCGATTTTGACCAGAGCAAAGCGCAGTACGAAGCCAGTTTACAGGAAATTGAATCGACGCGCCAGCGAGTCCGGGCATCGGAATTTAATTTAAAAAGCGCCCAGGCCAGCTTAAACGATGCCAACGAAAACCTCCGGAAAACCACCATTTACGCGCCCGTGAGCGGCACCATTTCTAAATTAAGCGTAGAACGTGGCGAACGGGTAGTAGGAACATCGCAAATGGCGGGTACCGAAATGCTCCGGATTGCCAACTTAAACTCCATGGAAGTACGGGTAAATGTTAACGAAAACGATATCATCCGGGTAGGTCTCGGCGATTCGGCCATCGTGGAAGTAGACTCCTACTCCAACGACGATACCAAGTTCCGAGGCGTAGTTACGGCCATAGCCAACACCGCTAAAGATGCCACCACCCTGGAGGCTGTTACCGAGTTTGAAGTGCGTATCCGGTTGTTAAGCGATTCTTACAATAATTTAAAAAAGAAACATGCTACTCCTTTCCGGCCGGGCATGACGGCTTCCGTGGATATTATTACCGAACAAAAAGACAATGTTTTATCGGTACCTTTAGCGGCCGTAACCACGCGCAACGAAAACGGCGAAGGAACCAACAACTCCGCGCCACCGGCCAATCAGCAAAACCAAAACCAGGACAACGCAAACAACAAAGCCAAATCTGATGCTGCCAACGACAAATTGAAAGAAGTAATTTTTGTGCAGGAAAACGGCAAAGCCAAAATGGTGGAAGTTAAAACCGGAATCAGCGATTTTGACAATATTGAAATTACCAGCGGCTTAAAACCCGGTCAGGAAGTAATTTCGGGTCCGTTCCGGGCAGTAACCTCTCAGTTAAAAAATGGTACGGCTGTTATTGTGAAAGATGAAAAATCTTTGAACAAAACAGGAGGCGATGAAAAAGAAGGTAATTCTTAAAAATTAAGCATAATTTAATTTCTGAAGGGTAGCTAATGGCTACCCTTTTTTATTGAACCAAATTAGTACCACCAGCTAAAGCTAGTGGCAATGCACTACTGATGGGAATACAAACACCTTCAATGTAAAGTAATTACAAGCCGGAAAATTTAAAATTTTAAAAAATTATTAAACGGTATACCCTGACTTTATGCTTTTGCAACTGGATTTTACAATTGGTAATTATTAAAAGTAAAAACCTTGTCCTAATTTTAGAACTTAATACATCTACTGGATACTATAACTTAAAACTAAATCCTTGGAAAGCGTAGCGGTAATTGGTGGCGGCAGTTGGGCTACTGCCCTGGTAAAAATAATTTCGGAAAACAAAAATCCGGTAAAATGGTGGTTCCGGCACGCAGCCGATGTAGCGCATTTACAAACTTACCGGCATAATGCCCGGTATTTAAGCGGCGTTACTTTCGACTTGCAGTTTGTAGAACCTTCTACGGATTTAGCAGCGGTTATTAAACAAGCAAAGTGGGTTATTTTAGCGGTGCCCGCCGCTTTTGTAGAATCGGTTTTACAGAATTTACCAGCAGATATTTTCTCGGGCAAGTTTTTGGTGTCGGCTATTAAAGGTATGATTCCCGAAAAAAACTGCCTGGTAACGGAATACCTACAAACAAATTTTAGGGTACCCATGAATCAGCAATGCGTAATTGCCGGACCTTGCCACGCCGAAGAAGTAGCCCTGGAAAAACAATCGTATTTAAGCATTGGCGCTTTAGATAAGGAATTAGCCGAAAGTTTTTGCGCTTTGCTGCGCAACCGGTACGTGCGGGCTACGCCGGTAGAAGATATTTATGGCATTGAATACTGCGCCGTCATGAAAAATATTATTGCGCTGGCCTGTGGCATTGCCCATGGTTTAAACTACGGCGATAACTTTCAGGCGGTGATGGTTTCTAATGCCATGCAGGAGATTGAAGCATTTTTGCAGGCCATCCACCCAGGAGCGCGTAATTTAAGCGGATCCGCGTACCTCGGCGATTTACTCGTAACCGCGTACTCCCAATTTAGCCGGAACCGTACTTTTGGTAATATGGTAGGCCGGGGTTATTCGGTAAAATCGGCACAGGTAGAAATGAACATGATTGCCGAAGGTTATTACGCCGTTAAAATTATTCATGAGCTGAATAAAAAGCTGCGGGTACCTATGCCTATTACTTCGGCCGCTTATAACATTCTCTACGAGCGCATTTCACCGCCCATAGAGATTGCCATCTTAAAAGAAAAATTTCACTAATTAATTTAAAACTGATTTAGATACCGGGTAAATTTTTTAAATTTTTATGATTTAGCTGACCCACATTTATTTAATCGTATTGCAGCAGAAGAGAACTTATTTTGCCGGCGCTGTTTTGTTTGCCACTTACGCTTAAACCTACCCGGGGAGCCCGGTCCCAGCGGGGTAAATACGAACTGTCTACATTAGGTACTTCCAGCGTGTTGGTTTTGCCGGCTTTGTGTTTCCAGGAAAATTGGTAATTCTTTCCTTTTTTGCTCCATAATGTCAGGTAAACGGGAGTTTTGTTATCCGGTAAAGATTGCTTTTTTAAAATTTTCTTGTTTCCGTCTTTTATCTGCCAAAGTTCCAATGACTCCTGGCTCACTCCAAATCCTAAGGCGTTTTTAGCATCGCCGTAAATACAAATGCTTTGTAAAACTTCTGCTTGGGGCACTACTTCGGTGGTAAAAGTATAAGTGCCTTTTTTAATTACCATGCCTAAAAAACTACCAACCGGTAATACGCTATTATTCTTGATTTGCAAATAGCCCTTGTTCACGGTATACGCTGGTAAGGGCTGGCTTACATCCCAAACCCAAGGAATATGCTGAGGTTTTTTTTTAAAATCTGCCGCTACATTCAGGTTTTGCTGCTGCACCACTTTTACTGGCGCTTCTGCTTGCACCGGCGTATTAATGCCGTATTTAAAAGTGGGCCAACCTGTGTTGTTATCCCAAACTAATTCGCTTAATACCCCCTGCCGACCGGCGTAAGTGAAGTCGGTGCCGTTGTAGGCGTGGTGCAGGTAAAAGTAGCGGTTATCCGGGGTAGTTACTACGGTGCCGTGGCCGGGACATTTCCAGTTTTCATCGCCTTTTAAAATGGGGTTACCGGAAAATTTTTCCCAGGGACCTTGTAATTTTTCGGCGCGGGCAATGCCTACCTGGTAATCACATTCGGGACCGCAGCAGGTATTGCCGGAATAGGTCATGTAAAAATATTTGCCTTTTTTAAATATAGCTTGTCCTTCGGCTCCGCCGGCTTCCCAGTTGTTCGGTTCGGCTTGCAACAAAGTAAATACATTGCCGGTATCTTTAAGGCCATCGGGGGTGAGCTCGCGGCCGAGTATCTGGATGGCTTTGCCTTTGTCCAGGCCATAGGCTTTCCAGGTAATATACAATTTACCAGCATCTTCCAACACAAAGGCATCAATGGCTTCGCTGGTCCATTCCAGTAAACAACCGTGATCGGTAAAACCTTTGCTTAAATCTTTGCTTGTGGCCACCCCAATGTAAGAACGCTGATCGGTTTTACGGCGCGCGGTGTAATACACAAAAAAAGTATTGTTGCGGTAATACAGTTCGGGCGCCCAATAACTGCCCATGGTCCAGTCGGGTAAACTTTTAAAAACCGGACCTACATACTGCCAGTTCACTAAATCTTTAGATTGATAAATGGGATAAGCCGGGCCCCATTCCGAAGAAGTGCCAACTGCGTAGTAAGTATTTCCTACCCGGATAACAGATGGATCAGCAAAGTCGCCCGCAATTACCGGATTTTGATACATACCCGGAGTTTTAGATTGCGCTATACTATTTAAACAAACAAAACTCAAAATCAGGCATATTAAATAATGCTTCATAGTGTAAGCGGTAAATAATTTTTTTTAAAATTTTGTTTTTGAAATGGGTTATTCCCGGAGCGAAACTAATTTAATTTTACTGGTTAGCCAATTCAGCCGTGGCACGCGTATGTTGGCTTTAACCCTTTTGGTTAATAATCAGAATCGTGTATACAAATTAAATTTTTATATTTTACTTTCGCCTGGCAATTTCAAACGCTTAAAAATCTGAAACTAATTACACATCCGCCAGTTTGATGCAGGAAAATTAAATAATCAGACTATTATTGTGAACCCACATGGCTACAGGCGCCCTGCAAAGGCAAGCACCGATGGCGGCGGACTACGGTATAAAATGAAAAAACTACTTTCGTTAGCGCAAATGCTTTTTACTTTAACCATACCCGGGTGCGGGCAAAATGCATTTGACCGGCAACTTAAATTATTATACAAACAAACGGTACCCCTCATTCAACCAGATCAACTTACAAGTCTTTACCAACAAAAAACGCCTTTTATATTACTGGATACACGCTCTCCGGCCGAATACGAGGTTAGCCACTTGCCGCAAGCCAGGTTTGTTAATTACAAACCTTTTACTTTATCTGAATTAGAGGATATAAATCCGAATATGCCGGTTATTCTTTATTGCTCGGTGGGGGTGCGGAGCGAAAAAATCGGGGAAAAGTTACAAGAAGCGGGTTTTAAGAATATTCGTAATTTGTACGGCGGCATCTTTACCTGGAAAAACCAGGGGCACCCGGTTGTAGATCGTTATAATCAACCTACCGAAAAAGTGCATGCCTATAACCGGGTGTGGGGCATTTGGCTGAAAAAAGGAATTAAAGTTTATGAATAAAAAACTGTTATTAATTTTTGTAAAAAATGCCGTATTGGGTAAGGTTAAAAGCCGTTTAGCAGCTACACTGGGTTCCGAAAAAGCGCTGGAAATATATCAATTACTTTTACAAAAAACCTTTGAAGTTACCGTGGCTTTGCCGGTAACAAAGGCCGTATATTACTCTGATTATGTAACCGAAGATTTATTTAAACCGCCGTATTACGAAAAGTACATTCAATCGGAAGGTGATTTGGGGGAGCGGATGCAAAATGCCTTTGCCCAAGCCTTTGCCGCCGGTTACGAGCAGGTTTGTATAATTGGCAGCGATTGCTTCGAACTCACCGAATCTATTATTGAACAAGCGTTTGAAAAACTAGCGCAGAACGATGTGGTGATTGGGCCGGCAGTAGACGGCGGTTATTACTTGTTAGGCCTTAAATCGATGCAGGAATCTTTTTTTAAAAATAAAAACTGGAGCACCGATACGGTATTGGAAGATACTTTAAACAATGTAAAAACAGCGGGCCAAACCGTAGCCTTACTGCCCCAATTAACCGACATTGATGAAGAAAAAGATTTAGTGACTATCCGTGGTTTAAATTTATAGTCACCGATAGCATAGAAGAAATTTAAAATATTTAAATTTTTAAAATTTACCGGTCTATTTTCCGGTTAATACCTTGCTGTTTGCACCCGCCTGTTCTCTAATAAAAAAGCTTTGGTTTACTGTACGAACTAGATAGTACTGTAAACCAAAGCTTTTTTTAAAAGTTTATTTTACAACAAAGGCAGGATATTATCCATGGGGGTTTCGCCCTTGAAAGCTTTTACCAATTTACCTTGCTCCGAATAAATAAAAATGGATGGCGCCGGTATTGCCCCAAATTCCTGCAGAATATTACTGTTCGGTGTTTGCGCATAAGATATGTTGGGCCCCGATAAATTGTATTTCATAAAAAACTGCTGCATTTGGTCCATGGGGGCCGGCGAAACAAAATACACGTTGTAATTGGCAAAGGCCGGTAAATGCTTTTGCATCTCGTTGGCCTCGCGCTGGCAATGCTCGCAGTCTGGTTCAAAGAAAATAATAATTGTTTTGCCTTTTAATTCCTTCGTAGAAAGTTTGGTCTGGTCGGGTTTGAGTAAAGGTAAATTGGGTAAATCGTTTTGGAGCGCCAGGGGGGCACTGGCTTGCACCGGTGTGTTGGTGTCTTCTTCTAATACGGTTTGTTTACGACTCACAAACATCCATCCTACAATTCCGGCAATTACAATTATAATCAATAATACTTTTTTATTCATTTTAACAAGTATAGGTGTTGGGCAATAAACTTATAAAGCTTTTGTATAAATACAATACTTCTGGTTCATCAAAACTTTAAAAAACTTTGGAGTAGGTAGGCGCTTTATCTAAATCCCGGATTTGCGCCCAGTAGGCCGGGGGCAAAATACTTTTTTTTAAAATTTCGTCCAATTTTAAAATCCGGCTAAATTTATACAGCGCCACTACCGGCTTTAACAAAGCAGTTTTACCCGGAAATAGCATGGTTTTTACCCGCAGCGGTACAATTAAAAGCTGTCCTTGTTTTAGTAAATAAAAGCGAAACAAACCTAAATGTTTTTGGTATTGGCGATACAAATCCGTGGTAAAATTACTAATCATTAAATCTTGCTGCAGATGATCTTCCCGCATCATTAGCCACTCCGGGTAATTTTCGGGTAAGTTTTTAATTTGCATCCGTTGGCTTACCTGCAAAAAAACCGAGCATACTTCTGCTTTCTCTTTTTGGGTTAAGGGGCGGTGCATTAATTCATGAGCTCGGATAGAGTAATCTATCAGCATAAACAAAACATCACGGTAAGCCCAATCTGGTATTTTAAAGCCTCGTTTCGCTTCCACGGCAGCGTGGATAGCAGCCATTTTATCAATAGTTTTAAGCGCATCTTCTTTCTCCGAAAATACGATTAAGCGTGCATACGCCACCGTTGAAAATAGACGGCCGAGCGGATCAGCAGGCAATCGTCCCGTGAAGTACAGCCAATCTACAGCTTTGTTTAAAGCGAACTCCGCCGCGGCACCCGCAAAAATAAACAAAATGGTATCGCTGTTCCCCCAAATCTGCCGAACTACCGAACCTTCCGCTACAAAATACTTCATGCTACTAAAACGCTTTTGCCGGTATGATTGTGTTGTGGAAAATAAAATTTTTAAAATTTAACATTTTAACCACAATCGGATTCTTGATTAATGGCAAAACGAAAGAAAAGCATTTATAAAAAGTTGGGCCAATTTAATTTACTTCGGAATTGCCATTTTTAATGATACAAAAAAAAGCCGCTTTACTTTATGCAAAGCGGCTTTTTAACCTGCTAAACAGGCAAATATAATCTACCCGTAATTAATTCCAGCCACCACCTAAGGCGCGATAGATATTAACCATGGCATTCATTTGCTGCATTTTGGTTTCTACTAAATCAAACCTTGATTCTAAAGCATCCCTCTGCGTCATTAAAACTTCCATGTAATCGGCCCGGGCCGAAGTAAACAACGTATTGGATATATCTATCGACTGGTTTAAAGCTTCTACTTCTTTCGCTTTTAAATCATAACTTTTTTCCAGGTTATTGATTTTAGCCAGTTGATTAACTACCTCCATGTTCGCGTTTAAAATGGTACGCTCGTAATTGTATACGGCCTGAATTTGTTGCGCATTGGCACTGCTGTATAATGATTTAATCGCATTTCTGTTCACCAATGGCGCCGCCAAATCGCCGGCTAAAGTATAGAGCAAAGATTCTGGCTTAAACAAATAAGTTGGGTTAAATGCCTGATACCCTATTCCGGCCGAAATACCTAACGATGGATAGAACTGCGCTTTTGCAATTTTAACGTCTAGCTTGGCCGCCGCTAAGTTTAATTCGGCTTTTTTAATATCCGGACGATTAAATAGCAATTGCGCCGGAATACCTGCATGAACGGCATTTGGTACTAAATCTACAAAACTTTGCGTAGTCCTTGCCACCGGCTGCGGGTACCGACCCACTAAAAAGTTAATCCGGTTTTCGGTTTCAGTAATTTTTTGTTGGATGTCGTACTGCAAACTTTGGGTATTGAGCACCTGCGCCTGAAACCGCCGCACCGCCAGCTCCGTTACCCGGGTGGCTTCTTTCTGCAGTTTTACAATTTCCAGGGCATTGCTTTGCAATTTAATATTCTGCTGCACAATGGCTAACTGGTTGTCCAGGGCCAGCAATTCGTAATACGAATTAGCAATTTCGGCAATCAGATTGGTCACCATAAAGTTCCGGCCTTCAACACTGGCTAAATACCGGCTTACCGCGGCTCTTTTAGCATTGTGCAGCTTATTCCAGATGTCTATTTCCCAGTTAGCATAGGCGCCCACTAAAAAATCTGGCAAGGGTTCGGGCATTTCTTTTTCCGGTTTAATTTCGGTGGTAGCTTCCATTGCCCCGATATTGGTAAAGCGCGCTACCTTATCCAGACCGGCTCCGCCTCTTATACCCACAAATGGCAAGTACTCCCCTTTTCTGGCGCGTATTTCGTTCCGGGAAATAGCAATCTCCTGCAGCGTAATATTTAGTTCCTGGTTGTGCTGCAGTGCGGTATCAATGAGCGCCGTCAGGTTGGGATCGGTGAAAAATTCTTTCCAACGCAATTTTGCGGTATTCACCGTATCCTGCGAGTTGCTGTAACTCGCAGGCATTGTTGTGTTGGCATTTTTTTGTACTAAATTCGGCAAACTACAAGCCGTATAGGACAGGGAAATAAAAGCTATTCCCACCCATTTTAAAAATTTTTTATTACGCATGGTTTTCACTTTCTTCTAAGAGGGGAAATTTGTCAATGGAATGAACGTAGTCTTCGGTTAATGGTGACTCTTCTTCATCTCTGATTAGATGACGGCCATCGGCCAAATGACCAAAAATGTAATACAGACCAGGCACAATAATTACCCCGAATACCGTTCCGAAGAACATACCACCCAAGGCAGATGCACCAATAGTCCGGTTACCAATAGCTCCTGCGCCCGTAGCAATAATTAATGGTATCAAACCAGCAATAAAGGCGAAAGAAGTCATCAGAATTGGCCGGAAACGTACCTTTGCCCCTTCAATGGCGGCATCGAAAATAGTGGCTCCCTCCTGTCGCTTCTGCACCGCAAATTCCACAATAAGCACGGCGTTTTTACCGAGCAACCCAATTAACATGATGAGCCCTACCTGGGCATAAATGTTATTTTCCAGGCCCATTAATTTGAGTAGCATAAAGGAACCAAACACCCCTACCGGCAACGAAAACACTACCGCCAACGGAATTATAAAGCTCTCGTACTGGGCGGCCAAAACAAAGTACACGAAGGCCAACACAATCAGGAACACATACAGCGACTCATTTCCTCGAATGGACTCGTCATAGGATAAACCTTCCCAGGCAATATCGTAGCCTTTAGGTAAAGTAGTGGCAGCCACTTCCTGGATAGCGTGAATAGCATCGGCGGTGGTATATCCTTTAGCTGGTAAGCCTTGGATGGCAGCCGAGTTGTACAGGTTAAACCGGGTAATTTCGTTGGGTCCCTGCCCTTTTACCAACTTCATGAAGGAAGAGTACGGCACCATTTCGCCGGCATCATTTTTTACATAAAGCTTTAATAAATCCGAAGGCAATCTTCTGAATTTAGGATCAGACTGGACGTAAACTTTAAAAAACTGGTTAAACTTAATGAAGCCTTGTTCATAGGTACTACCAATTAAAATGTTCAGGTTGTCCATGGCTTTTCCAATAGATACCCCTTTTTGCATGGCCAGATTATTGTCTATCTGCAATTCATACTGCGGGTAGTTAGCCGCGAAAAAGGTAAATAAACCGGCAAGTTCTGGCCGCTTCCGCAGATTATCCATAAATTCCTGGTTCACTTTATCGAACTCGTGGTAGTCGGTATCCGAATTTTTATCCAACAAACGCATAGAAAAACCACCGGATGAACCAAAGCCCGGAATAGCTGGTGGTTCAAAAAACTCGATTACCGCACCCAAACCTTTGGATTCTTCTTCCAGTTCTTCCATGATTTCTTTCACGTTGTGCTTGCGTTGCGACCATGGTTTTAAGTTAATTAAACAAGTTCCCGCGTTAGAACCGCGGCCCTCGGTCATAATTTCGTAACCGGCCAAAGAAGATACCGATTCTACCCCATCTATCTCTTCGCATATTTTCTGAAGTCTTTGCGAAACCTGGTTGGTTTTTTCCAGGGTAGAGCCGGGCGGGGTTTGAATAATAGCATAAATGGTACTCTGGTCTTCGTTAGGGATAAAGCCCGCCGGTAAAATTTGATTTTCGTAGAAAATACCGGCTCCAAAGGCCAGTAAGATTCCAAAAGTAAGCCACCTGCGGCTAACCATATGTCTTAATAAGCCCACGTATCTGCCGGTGAGTTTATCAAATCCCCGGTTAAAGCTATCAAGTGCCCGGGTAAGCAGATTCCTCTTCTTGGCGTGCCCATGATGATTTTTCAATAACATGGCGCATAATACCGGAGTAAGGGTAAGCGCAATTAAGGCCGAGATAACAATGGAGCTGGCCATGGTAATAGAAAACTGCCGGTAAAAAGTACCAACTGGTCCGGACATAAACGAGATAGGTAAAAATACGGAAACCATTACCGCCGTAATCGCGATAATCGCACCGCTGATTTCGCCGAGTACTTTCTTCACGGCGCTGTACGGAGACAGGTGCGGCTCTTCTTC
The sequence above is a segment of the Adhaeribacter swui genome. Coding sequences within it:
- a CDS encoding efflux RND transporter permease subunit, whose product is MFSKFIRRPVFAIVISVMIVFVGTLAIKKLPISQFPDIAPTTVNIFIAYPGSSADVLVKSTLITLEQAINGVQDMRYIATDATSAGEATLRIIFEPGTDPNDAVIRVKTRVDQVMPLLPELVQREGVVITPIQPSMLMYVNLYSKNKSMDEKFLFNYATVKMIPEIQRTKGVARAQILGSRRYAMRIWLNPDRMRAYNISVEEVMKALGEQSIIGRPGRLGQSSGIAAQSLEYVLTYKGRYNEPKEYENVIVRANAEGESIHLKDIATVELGSEFFDIYSNLDGHPSAAIVLRQNYGSNASEVIDEVKAKLEDMKGSFPPGMDYKISYDVSKFLDASIEQVLHTLRDAFILVAIVVFIFLGDWRSTLIPILAVPVSLIGAFFVIQFFGLSINLVTLFALVLAIGIVVDDAIVVVEAVHAKMEEEPHLSPYSAVKKVLGEISGAIIAITAVMVSVFLPISFMSGPVGTFYRQFSITMASSIVISALIALTLTPVLCAMLLKNHHGHAKKRNLLTRALDSFNRGFDKLTGRYVGLLRHMVSRRWLTFGILLAFGAGIFYENQILPAGFIPNEDQSTIYAIIQTPPGSTLEKTNQVSQRLQKICEEIDGVESVSSLAGYEIMTEGRGSNAGTCLINLKPWSQRKHNVKEIMEELEEESKGLGAVIEFFEPPAIPGFGSSGGFSMRLLDKNSDTDYHEFDKVNQEFMDNLRKRPELAGLFTFFAANYPQYELQIDNNLAMQKGVSIGKAMDNLNILIGSTYEQGFIKFNQFFKVYVQSDPKFRRLPSDLLKLYVKNDAGEMVPYSSFMKLVKGQGPNEITRFNLYNSAAIQGLPAKGYTTADAIHAIQEVAATTLPKGYDIAWEGLSYDESIRGNESLYVFLIVLAFVYFVLAAQYESFIIPLAVVFSLPVGVFGSFMLLKLMGLENNIYAQVGLIMLIGLLGKNAVLIVEFAVQKRQEGATIFDAAIEGAKVRFRPILMTSFAFIAGLIPLIIATGAGAIGNRTIGASALGGMFFGTVFGVIIVPGLYYIFGHLADGRHLIRDEEESPLTEDYVHSIDKFPLLEESENHA